In one window of Falco biarmicus isolate bFalBia1 chromosome 16, bFalBia1.pri, whole genome shotgun sequence DNA:
- the TMCC2 gene encoding transmembrane and coiled-coil domains protein 2 isoform X2: MLNQSSASLGNLPRVMPGGIHSPGFGQAAKSTLAGAAQCDRRDGRGPMPAHRRHATHAGKEPRVLPAPVPMGSIVALPAGSGCTPHLWSIDAAPGRSSAPSSPFPSAAEHRMLDKGDVTALGLPSTAGHGDADGTVCLDVPDGTPDPHRTKAAIEHLHQKILKITEQIKIEQEARDDNVAEYLKLANNADKQQASRIKQVFEKKNQKSAQTIAQLHKKLEHYHKKLKEIEQNGPSRQPKDVFRDMHQGLKDVGANVRSSISGFGGGVVEGVKGGLSGLSQATHTAVVSKPREFASLIRNKFGSADNIAHLKDTLDDGHPEEASRALSGSATLVSSPKYGSDDECSSATSGSAGGSNSGAGPGGLGSPKSNTLDSHHNNFDTILEELREIKDSQSHLEDSMEDLKAQLQRDYTYMTQCLQEERYRYERLEEQLNDLTELHQNEMTNLKQELASMEEKVAYQSYERARDIQEAVESCLTRVTKLELQQQQQQVVQLEGVENANARALLGKFINVILALMAVLLVFVSTIANFITPLMKTRMRILSTALLVLFLFFLWKHWDSISYFLEHVLLSS, from the exons ATGTTAAACCAAAGCTCAGCGTCACTCGGTAATCTGCCCCGTGTCATGCCCGGAGGCATTCACAGCCCAGGGTTCGGCCAGGCTGCAAAATCCACCCTTGCTGGGGCAGCTCAGTGCGACCGGAGGGATGGACGAGGGCCAATGCCTGCCCACAGGAGACACGCTACCCACGCTGGCAAGGAGCCACgggtgctgccagcaccagtcCCCATGGGCAGCATCGTGGCGCTGCCCGCAGGGTCTGGCTGCACCCCACATCTCTGGAGCATTGATGCAGCACCGGGACGAAGCTCAGCTCCTTCCTCACCCTTCCCCAGTGCAGCTGAGCACCGTATG CTGGACAAGGGGGACGTGACCGCGCTCGGTCTGCCCTCCACTGCCGGGCACGGCGATGCTGACGGCACCGTCTGCCTGGATGTCCCCGATGGCACCCCCGACCCTCACAGAACGAAAGCCGCCATCGAGCACCTGCACCAAAAGATCCTCAAGATCACTGAGCAGATCAAGATCGAGCAGGAAGCTCGGGATGACAACGTGGCCGAGTACCTGAAGCTGGCCAACAACGCGGACAAGCAGCAAGCCTCCCGCATCAAGCAGGTTTTTGAGAAGAAGAACCAGAAGTCGGCGCAGACCATCGCGCAGCTGCACAAGAAGCTGGAGCACTACCACAAGAAGCTGAAGGAGATCGAGCAGAACGGCCCTTCCCGGCAGCCCAAGGATGTCTTCCGGGACATGCACCAGGGTCTCAAGGATGTGGGTGCCAACGTTCGCTCCAGCATCAGCGGCTTTGGGGGCGGTGTGGTGGAGGGTGTCAAGGGAGGGCTCTCGGGGCTGTCCCAGGCCACCCACACTGCTGTGGTCTCCAAGCCCCGGGAGTTTGCCAGCCTCATCCGGAACAAGTTTGGCAGCGCAGACAACATCGCCCACCTGAAGGACACATTGGACGACGGGCACCCGGAGGAGGCTTCCCGGGCTCTCAGCGGCAGTGCCACCCTGGTCTCCAGCCCTAAGTATGGCAGCGATGACGAGTGCTCCAGTGCCACCTCCGGCTCGGCTGGTGGCAGCAACTCAGGGGCAGGACCCGGCGGCTTGGGGAGCCCCAAGTCCAACACACTGGACAGCCACCACAATAACTTCGACACCATCCTGGAGGAGCTCCGGGAGATCAAAGACAGCCAGTCGCACCTGGAGGACTCCATGGAGGACCTCAAGGCCCAGCTGCAGCGGGATTACACCTACATGACACAGTGCCTGCAAGAAGAGCGGTACAG GTACGAGCgcctggaggagcagctgaacGATCTCACCGAGCTGCACCAGAACGAAATGACCAACCTGAAGCAGGAGCTGGCCAGCATGGAGGAGAAGGTGGCCTACCAGTCCTACGAGAGGGCACGGGACATCCAG GAGGCCGTGGAGTCCTGCCTGACGCGGGTGACcaagctggagctgcagcagcagcagcagcaggtggtgCAGCTGGAAGGGGTGGAGAACGCCAACGCCCGGGCGCTGCTGGGCAAGTTCATCAACGTCATCCTTGCCCTGATGGCCGTGCTGCTCGTCTTCGTCTCCACCATTGCCAACTTCATCACCCCGCTCATGAAGACCCGCATGCGCATCCTCAGCACCGCCTTGCTcgtcctcttccttttcttcctctggaagCACTGGGACTCCATCAGCTACTTTCTGGAGCATGTTCTGCTCTCCAGCTGA
- the TMCC2 gene encoding transmembrane and coiled-coil domains protein 2 isoform X7: protein MELDKGDVTALGLPSTAGHGDADGTVCLDVPDGTPDPHRTKAAIEHLHQKILKITEQIKIEQEARDDNVAEYLKLANNADKQQASRIKQVFEKKNQKSAQTIAQLHKKLEHYHKKLKEIEQNGPSRQPKDVFRDMHQGLKDVGANVRSSISGFGGGVVEGVKGGLSGLSQATHTAVVSKPREFASLIRNKFGSADNIAHLKDTLDDGHPEEASRALSGSATLVSSPKYGSDDECSSATSGSAGGSNSGAGPGGLGSPKSNTLDSHHNNFDTILEELREIKDSQSHLEDSMEDLKAQLQRDYTYMTQCLQEERYRYERLEEQLNDLTELHQNEMTNLKQELASMEEKVAYQSYERARDIQEAVESCLTRVTKLELQQQQQQVVQLEGVENANARALLGKFINVILALMAVLLVFVSTIANFITPLMKTRMRILSTALLVLFLFFLWKHWDSISYFLEHVLLSS, encoded by the exons ATGGAG CTGGACAAGGGGGACGTGACCGCGCTCGGTCTGCCCTCCACTGCCGGGCACGGCGATGCTGACGGCACCGTCTGCCTGGATGTCCCCGATGGCACCCCCGACCCTCACAGAACGAAAGCCGCCATCGAGCACCTGCACCAAAAGATCCTCAAGATCACTGAGCAGATCAAGATCGAGCAGGAAGCTCGGGATGACAACGTGGCCGAGTACCTGAAGCTGGCCAACAACGCGGACAAGCAGCAAGCCTCCCGCATCAAGCAGGTTTTTGAGAAGAAGAACCAGAAGTCGGCGCAGACCATCGCGCAGCTGCACAAGAAGCTGGAGCACTACCACAAGAAGCTGAAGGAGATCGAGCAGAACGGCCCTTCCCGGCAGCCCAAGGATGTCTTCCGGGACATGCACCAGGGTCTCAAGGATGTGGGTGCCAACGTTCGCTCCAGCATCAGCGGCTTTGGGGGCGGTGTGGTGGAGGGTGTCAAGGGAGGGCTCTCGGGGCTGTCCCAGGCCACCCACACTGCTGTGGTCTCCAAGCCCCGGGAGTTTGCCAGCCTCATCCGGAACAAGTTTGGCAGCGCAGACAACATCGCCCACCTGAAGGACACATTGGACGACGGGCACCCGGAGGAGGCTTCCCGGGCTCTCAGCGGCAGTGCCACCCTGGTCTCCAGCCCTAAGTATGGCAGCGATGACGAGTGCTCCAGTGCCACCTCCGGCTCGGCTGGTGGCAGCAACTCAGGGGCAGGACCCGGCGGCTTGGGGAGCCCCAAGTCCAACACACTGGACAGCCACCACAATAACTTCGACACCATCCTGGAGGAGCTCCGGGAGATCAAAGACAGCCAGTCGCACCTGGAGGACTCCATGGAGGACCTCAAGGCCCAGCTGCAGCGGGATTACACCTACATGACACAGTGCCTGCAAGAAGAGCGGTACAG GTACGAGCgcctggaggagcagctgaacGATCTCACCGAGCTGCACCAGAACGAAATGACCAACCTGAAGCAGGAGCTGGCCAGCATGGAGGAGAAGGTGGCCTACCAGTCCTACGAGAGGGCACGGGACATCCAG GAGGCCGTGGAGTCCTGCCTGACGCGGGTGACcaagctggagctgcagcagcagcagcagcaggtggtgCAGCTGGAAGGGGTGGAGAACGCCAACGCCCGGGCGCTGCTGGGCAAGTTCATCAACGTCATCCTTGCCCTGATGGCCGTGCTGCTCGTCTTCGTCTCCACCATTGCCAACTTCATCACCCCGCTCATGAAGACCCGCATGCGCATCCTCAGCACCGCCTTGCTcgtcctcttccttttcttcctctggaagCACTGGGACTCCATCAGCTACTTTCTGGAGCATGTTCTGCTCTCCAGCTGA
- the TMCC2 gene encoding transmembrane and coiled-coil domains protein 2 isoform X1 yields the protein MTEGEDPAASRSTSQALGRSDQGILMPEPHPPESCPGKRILLLNSLLGVFLDKGDVTALGLPSTAGHGDADGTVCLDVPDGTPDPHRTKAAIEHLHQKILKITEQIKIEQEARDDNVAEYLKLANNADKQQASRIKQVFEKKNQKSAQTIAQLHKKLEHYHKKLKEIEQNGPSRQPKDVFRDMHQGLKDVGANVRSSISGFGGGVVEGVKGGLSGLSQATHTAVVSKPREFASLIRNKFGSADNIAHLKDTLDDGHPEEASRALSGSATLVSSPKYGSDDECSSATSGSAGGSNSGAGPGGLGSPKSNTLDSHHNNFDTILEELREIKDSQSHLEDSMEDLKAQLQRDYTYMTQCLQEERYRYERLEEQLNDLTELHQNEMTNLKQELASMEEKVAYQSYERARDIQEAVESCLTRVTKLELQQQQQQVVQLEGVENANARALLGKFINVILALMAVLLVFVSTIANFITPLMKTRMRILSTALLVLFLFFLWKHWDSISYFLEHVLLSS from the exons CTGGACAAGGGGGACGTGACCGCGCTCGGTCTGCCCTCCACTGCCGGGCACGGCGATGCTGACGGCACCGTCTGCCTGGATGTCCCCGATGGCACCCCCGACCCTCACAGAACGAAAGCCGCCATCGAGCACCTGCACCAAAAGATCCTCAAGATCACTGAGCAGATCAAGATCGAGCAGGAAGCTCGGGATGACAACGTGGCCGAGTACCTGAAGCTGGCCAACAACGCGGACAAGCAGCAAGCCTCCCGCATCAAGCAGGTTTTTGAGAAGAAGAACCAGAAGTCGGCGCAGACCATCGCGCAGCTGCACAAGAAGCTGGAGCACTACCACAAGAAGCTGAAGGAGATCGAGCAGAACGGCCCTTCCCGGCAGCCCAAGGATGTCTTCCGGGACATGCACCAGGGTCTCAAGGATGTGGGTGCCAACGTTCGCTCCAGCATCAGCGGCTTTGGGGGCGGTGTGGTGGAGGGTGTCAAGGGAGGGCTCTCGGGGCTGTCCCAGGCCACCCACACTGCTGTGGTCTCCAAGCCCCGGGAGTTTGCCAGCCTCATCCGGAACAAGTTTGGCAGCGCAGACAACATCGCCCACCTGAAGGACACATTGGACGACGGGCACCCGGAGGAGGCTTCCCGGGCTCTCAGCGGCAGTGCCACCCTGGTCTCCAGCCCTAAGTATGGCAGCGATGACGAGTGCTCCAGTGCCACCTCCGGCTCGGCTGGTGGCAGCAACTCAGGGGCAGGACCCGGCGGCTTGGGGAGCCCCAAGTCCAACACACTGGACAGCCACCACAATAACTTCGACACCATCCTGGAGGAGCTCCGGGAGATCAAAGACAGCCAGTCGCACCTGGAGGACTCCATGGAGGACCTCAAGGCCCAGCTGCAGCGGGATTACACCTACATGACACAGTGCCTGCAAGAAGAGCGGTACAG GTACGAGCgcctggaggagcagctgaacGATCTCACCGAGCTGCACCAGAACGAAATGACCAACCTGAAGCAGGAGCTGGCCAGCATGGAGGAGAAGGTGGCCTACCAGTCCTACGAGAGGGCACGGGACATCCAG GAGGCCGTGGAGTCCTGCCTGACGCGGGTGACcaagctggagctgcagcagcagcagcagcaggtggtgCAGCTGGAAGGGGTGGAGAACGCCAACGCCCGGGCGCTGCTGGGCAAGTTCATCAACGTCATCCTTGCCCTGATGGCCGTGCTGCTCGTCTTCGTCTCCACCATTGCCAACTTCATCACCCCGCTCATGAAGACCCGCATGCGCATCCTCAGCACCGCCTTGCTcgtcctcttccttttcttcctctggaagCACTGGGACTCCATCAGCTACTTTCTGGAGCATGTTCTGCTCTCCAGCTGA
- the TMCC2 gene encoding transmembrane and coiled-coil domains protein 2 isoform X5: MPEPHPPESCPGKRILLLNSLLGVFLDKGDVTALGLPSTAGHGDADGTVCLDVPDGTPDPHRTKAAIEHLHQKILKITEQIKIEQEARDDNVAEYLKLANNADKQQASRIKQVFEKKNQKSAQTIAQLHKKLEHYHKKLKEIEQNGPSRQPKDVFRDMHQGLKDVGANVRSSISGFGGGVVEGVKGGLSGLSQATHTAVVSKPREFASLIRNKFGSADNIAHLKDTLDDGHPEEASRALSGSATLVSSPKYGSDDECSSATSGSAGGSNSGAGPGGLGSPKSNTLDSHHNNFDTILEELREIKDSQSHLEDSMEDLKAQLQRDYTYMTQCLQEERYRYERLEEQLNDLTELHQNEMTNLKQELASMEEKVAYQSYERARDIQEAVESCLTRVTKLELQQQQQQVVQLEGVENANARALLGKFINVILALMAVLLVFVSTIANFITPLMKTRMRILSTALLVLFLFFLWKHWDSISYFLEHVLLSS; this comes from the exons CTGGACAAGGGGGACGTGACCGCGCTCGGTCTGCCCTCCACTGCCGGGCACGGCGATGCTGACGGCACCGTCTGCCTGGATGTCCCCGATGGCACCCCCGACCCTCACAGAACGAAAGCCGCCATCGAGCACCTGCACCAAAAGATCCTCAAGATCACTGAGCAGATCAAGATCGAGCAGGAAGCTCGGGATGACAACGTGGCCGAGTACCTGAAGCTGGCCAACAACGCGGACAAGCAGCAAGCCTCCCGCATCAAGCAGGTTTTTGAGAAGAAGAACCAGAAGTCGGCGCAGACCATCGCGCAGCTGCACAAGAAGCTGGAGCACTACCACAAGAAGCTGAAGGAGATCGAGCAGAACGGCCCTTCCCGGCAGCCCAAGGATGTCTTCCGGGACATGCACCAGGGTCTCAAGGATGTGGGTGCCAACGTTCGCTCCAGCATCAGCGGCTTTGGGGGCGGTGTGGTGGAGGGTGTCAAGGGAGGGCTCTCGGGGCTGTCCCAGGCCACCCACACTGCTGTGGTCTCCAAGCCCCGGGAGTTTGCCAGCCTCATCCGGAACAAGTTTGGCAGCGCAGACAACATCGCCCACCTGAAGGACACATTGGACGACGGGCACCCGGAGGAGGCTTCCCGGGCTCTCAGCGGCAGTGCCACCCTGGTCTCCAGCCCTAAGTATGGCAGCGATGACGAGTGCTCCAGTGCCACCTCCGGCTCGGCTGGTGGCAGCAACTCAGGGGCAGGACCCGGCGGCTTGGGGAGCCCCAAGTCCAACACACTGGACAGCCACCACAATAACTTCGACACCATCCTGGAGGAGCTCCGGGAGATCAAAGACAGCCAGTCGCACCTGGAGGACTCCATGGAGGACCTCAAGGCCCAGCTGCAGCGGGATTACACCTACATGACACAGTGCCTGCAAGAAGAGCGGTACAG GTACGAGCgcctggaggagcagctgaacGATCTCACCGAGCTGCACCAGAACGAAATGACCAACCTGAAGCAGGAGCTGGCCAGCATGGAGGAGAAGGTGGCCTACCAGTCCTACGAGAGGGCACGGGACATCCAG GAGGCCGTGGAGTCCTGCCTGACGCGGGTGACcaagctggagctgcagcagcagcagcagcaggtggtgCAGCTGGAAGGGGTGGAGAACGCCAACGCCCGGGCGCTGCTGGGCAAGTTCATCAACGTCATCCTTGCCCTGATGGCCGTGCTGCTCGTCTTCGTCTCCACCATTGCCAACTTCATCACCCCGCTCATGAAGACCCGCATGCGCATCCTCAGCACCGCCTTGCTcgtcctcttccttttcttcctctggaagCACTGGGACTCCATCAGCTACTTTCTGGAGCATGTTCTGCTCTCCAGCTGA
- the TMCC2 gene encoding transmembrane and coiled-coil domains protein 2 isoform X6 encodes MKGSPLPTSRLDKGDVTALGLPSTAGHGDADGTVCLDVPDGTPDPHRTKAAIEHLHQKILKITEQIKIEQEARDDNVAEYLKLANNADKQQASRIKQVFEKKNQKSAQTIAQLHKKLEHYHKKLKEIEQNGPSRQPKDVFRDMHQGLKDVGANVRSSISGFGGGVVEGVKGGLSGLSQATHTAVVSKPREFASLIRNKFGSADNIAHLKDTLDDGHPEEASRALSGSATLVSSPKYGSDDECSSATSGSAGGSNSGAGPGGLGSPKSNTLDSHHNNFDTILEELREIKDSQSHLEDSMEDLKAQLQRDYTYMTQCLQEERYRYERLEEQLNDLTELHQNEMTNLKQELASMEEKVAYQSYERARDIQEAVESCLTRVTKLELQQQQQQVVQLEGVENANARALLGKFINVILALMAVLLVFVSTIANFITPLMKTRMRILSTALLVLFLFFLWKHWDSISYFLEHVLLSS; translated from the exons CTGGACAAGGGGGACGTGACCGCGCTCGGTCTGCCCTCCACTGCCGGGCACGGCGATGCTGACGGCACCGTCTGCCTGGATGTCCCCGATGGCACCCCCGACCCTCACAGAACGAAAGCCGCCATCGAGCACCTGCACCAAAAGATCCTCAAGATCACTGAGCAGATCAAGATCGAGCAGGAAGCTCGGGATGACAACGTGGCCGAGTACCTGAAGCTGGCCAACAACGCGGACAAGCAGCAAGCCTCCCGCATCAAGCAGGTTTTTGAGAAGAAGAACCAGAAGTCGGCGCAGACCATCGCGCAGCTGCACAAGAAGCTGGAGCACTACCACAAGAAGCTGAAGGAGATCGAGCAGAACGGCCCTTCCCGGCAGCCCAAGGATGTCTTCCGGGACATGCACCAGGGTCTCAAGGATGTGGGTGCCAACGTTCGCTCCAGCATCAGCGGCTTTGGGGGCGGTGTGGTGGAGGGTGTCAAGGGAGGGCTCTCGGGGCTGTCCCAGGCCACCCACACTGCTGTGGTCTCCAAGCCCCGGGAGTTTGCCAGCCTCATCCGGAACAAGTTTGGCAGCGCAGACAACATCGCCCACCTGAAGGACACATTGGACGACGGGCACCCGGAGGAGGCTTCCCGGGCTCTCAGCGGCAGTGCCACCCTGGTCTCCAGCCCTAAGTATGGCAGCGATGACGAGTGCTCCAGTGCCACCTCCGGCTCGGCTGGTGGCAGCAACTCAGGGGCAGGACCCGGCGGCTTGGGGAGCCCCAAGTCCAACACACTGGACAGCCACCACAATAACTTCGACACCATCCTGGAGGAGCTCCGGGAGATCAAAGACAGCCAGTCGCACCTGGAGGACTCCATGGAGGACCTCAAGGCCCAGCTGCAGCGGGATTACACCTACATGACACAGTGCCTGCAAGAAGAGCGGTACAG GTACGAGCgcctggaggagcagctgaacGATCTCACCGAGCTGCACCAGAACGAAATGACCAACCTGAAGCAGGAGCTGGCCAGCATGGAGGAGAAGGTGGCCTACCAGTCCTACGAGAGGGCACGGGACATCCAG GAGGCCGTGGAGTCCTGCCTGACGCGGGTGACcaagctggagctgcagcagcagcagcagcaggtggtgCAGCTGGAAGGGGTGGAGAACGCCAACGCCCGGGCGCTGCTGGGCAAGTTCATCAACGTCATCCTTGCCCTGATGGCCGTGCTGCTCGTCTTCGTCTCCACCATTGCCAACTTCATCACCCCGCTCATGAAGACCCGCATGCGCATCCTCAGCACCGCCTTGCTcgtcctcttccttttcttcctctggaagCACTGGGACTCCATCAGCTACTTTCTGGAGCATGTTCTGCTCTCCAGCTGA